In the genome of Drosophila yakuba strain Tai18E2 chromosome 3R, Prin_Dyak_Tai18E2_2.1, whole genome shotgun sequence, one region contains:
- the LOC6537081 gene encoding organic cation transporter protein isoform X2, which produces MHDSAKPSPTTSPTIPPKQQTATPQSPAAAVSGLDPADDEDETDVIGDLMGHYGKWQLLMTVLLSLFQVPNTFHISSSIYQAANKDFWCQRPAQFQLMPVATWRNLSGSVDNCRRWEGIDWSQVSNETTLPSDWKTPPEMDKKLVACEKWEYETNDNVGNTWTSQWDLVCEKEHLKNVAEMFFLLGVATGGIISGYLSDKFGRKTMLFISAVLQTIFGLWLYICSSFELYLTLRALLGLVSVSVTYSGLILAIEYVDGKWRTIAGMYNLFPLPISYMIISGLAYLTQDYQRLQLCIGIPGIFLCFLWFVVPESPRWLLVKGRIDEVRRIIEAAAKFNGRQLPADYQLTPPTQESSTQDVTYLFRSSYLRRISICFFCIWFTMNLVYYGIILNMSSFGGNVYLNSALAGLVEIPAIAVAMYIITKVGKKWLFCATLICAGVACCCAAITEGHADLLWLKITFLMMGKFTISAGNTIMPVYTAELYPTPIRNVGVGACNVAAGLALILTPYLSLLNKIEGHLLMTLLTAWSIFGGVVVLFLPETAVRQKTDNQGGSNANASAAKQV; this is translated from the exons ATGCACGACTCCGCCAAACCATCCCCCACCACCAGCCCCACCATCCCGCCCAAACAGCAGACAGCGACGCCTCAGTCGCCGGCAGCGGCGGTGAGCGGACTGGATCCGGCGGACGATGAGGACGAGACCGACGTGATCGGCGACCTGATGGGCCACTACGGCAAGTGGCAGTTGCTGATGACGGTGCTGCTGTCGCTCTTCCAGGTGCCCAACACCTTCCACATATCCTCGTCCATCTACCAGGCGGCCAACAAGGACTTCTGGTGCCAGCGGCCAGCGCAATTCCAGCTGATGCCAGTGGCCACCTGGCGGAACTTGAGTGGCTCCGTCGACAACTGCCGGCGATGGGAGGGCATCGATTGGAGTCAAGTGAGCAATGAAACCACGCTGCCATCAGACTGGAAG ACTCCGCCGGAGATGGACAAAAAGTTGGTGGCCTGCGAGAAATGGGAGTACGAGACGAACGACAATGTCGGGAACACCTGGACGTCGCAGTGGGATCTGGTGTGCGAGAAGGAACACCTGAAGAACGTGGCCGAGATGTTCTTCCTGCTGGGCGTGGCAACAGGTGGCATTATCTCCGGCTATTTATCGGACAAGTTCGGCCGCAAGACAATGCTCTTCATATCGGCCGTGCTGCAGACCATATTCG GTCTCTGGCTCTATATCTGCAGCTCCTTCGAGCTCTATCTCACACTTCGCGCCCTGCTTGGCTTGGTGTCGGTATCGGTCACCTACTCCGGCCTGATCCTGGCCATTGAGTATGTGGATGGCAAGTGGAGAACCATCGCCGGAATGTACAACCTGTTTCCACTGCCAATCTCGTACATGATCATCTCGGGCCTGGCCTATCTGACCCAGGACTATCAACGCCTACAGCTGTGTATCGGCATTCCGGGGATCTTCCTGTGCTTTCTTTG GTTTGTGGTGCCGGAATCGCCGCGCTGGTTGCTGGTCAAGGGTCGAATCGATGAAGTGCGTCGCATTATTGAGGCGGCCGCCAAGTTCAATGGTCGCCAGCTACCCGCCGACTATCAGCTGACGCCGCCGACGCAGGAGAGCAGTACGCAGGATGTTACCTACCTGTTCCGCTCCAGTTACCTGCGCCGCATCTCCATCTGCTTCTTCTGCATCTGGTTCACCATGAATCTGGTCTACTACGGCATTATTCTCAACATGAGCTCCTTTGGCGGCAATGTCTACTTGAATTCG GCGCTAGCTGGCCTAGTCGAAATACCCGCCATCGCCGTGGCCATGTACATCATCACCAAAGTGGGCAAGAAGTGGCTCTTTTGCGCCACTTTGATCTGTGCCGGCGTCGCCTGCTGCTGTGCGGCGATCACCGAGGGGCATGCGGATCTGCTCTGGCTGAAGATCACATTCCTGATGATGGGCAAGTTCACCATCAGTGCTGGCAATACCATCATGCCGGTGTACACGGCGGAGCTGTATCCCACGCCCATACGCAATGTGGGCGTGGGTGCCTGCAATGTGGCCGCCGGTTTGGCCCTGATCCTCACCCCTTACCTATCGCTCCTG AACAAGATCGAGGGTCACCTCTTAATGACCCTACTCACCGCCTGGAGCATCTTCGGCGGCGTTGTGGTGCTCTTCCTGCCCGAAACTGCTGTGCGTCAGAAGACAGATAACCAGGGTGGCtccaatgccaatgccagtgCCGCCAAGCAGGTGTAA
- the LOC6537081 gene encoding organic cation transporter protein isoform X1: protein MAKRKSLTHDSPSMELELPLLAPQERSQRSRSGTIPLCIMHDSAKPSPTTSPTIPPKQQTATPQSPAAAVSGLDPADDEDETDVIGDLMGHYGKWQLLMTVLLSLFQVPNTFHISSSIYQAANKDFWCQRPAQFQLMPVATWRNLSGSVDNCRRWEGIDWSQVSNETTLPSDWKTPPEMDKKLVACEKWEYETNDNVGNTWTSQWDLVCEKEHLKNVAEMFFLLGVATGGIISGYLSDKFGRKTMLFISAVLQTIFGLWLYICSSFELYLTLRALLGLVSVSVTYSGLILAIEYVDGKWRTIAGMYNLFPLPISYMIISGLAYLTQDYQRLQLCIGIPGIFLCFLWFVVPESPRWLLVKGRIDEVRRIIEAAAKFNGRQLPADYQLTPPTQESSTQDVTYLFRSSYLRRISICFFCIWFTMNLVYYGIILNMSSFGGNVYLNSALAGLVEIPAIAVAMYIITKVGKKWLFCATLICAGVACCCAAITEGHADLLWLKITFLMMGKFTISAGNTIMPVYTAELYPTPIRNVGVGACNVAAGLALILTPYLSLLNKIEGHLLMTLLTAWSIFGGVVVLFLPETAVRQKTDNQGGSNANASAAKQV from the exons ATGGCCAAACGCAAGAGCTTAACCCACGACAGCCCGTcgatggagctggagctgccgCTGCTGGCGCCGCAGGAGCGGAGTCAACGGAGCAGGAGCGGGACAA TTCCTTTGTGCATCATGCACGACTCCGCCAAACCATCCCCCACCACCAGCCCCACCATCCCGCCCAAACAGCAGACAGCGACGCCTCAGTCGCCGGCAGCGGCGGTGAGCGGACTGGATCCGGCGGACGATGAGGACGAGACCGACGTGATCGGCGACCTGATGGGCCACTACGGCAAGTGGCAGTTGCTGATGACGGTGCTGCTGTCGCTCTTCCAGGTGCCCAACACCTTCCACATATCCTCGTCCATCTACCAGGCGGCCAACAAGGACTTCTGGTGCCAGCGGCCAGCGCAATTCCAGCTGATGCCAGTGGCCACCTGGCGGAACTTGAGTGGCTCCGTCGACAACTGCCGGCGATGGGAGGGCATCGATTGGAGTCAAGTGAGCAATGAAACCACGCTGCCATCAGACTGGAAG ACTCCGCCGGAGATGGACAAAAAGTTGGTGGCCTGCGAGAAATGGGAGTACGAGACGAACGACAATGTCGGGAACACCTGGACGTCGCAGTGGGATCTGGTGTGCGAGAAGGAACACCTGAAGAACGTGGCCGAGATGTTCTTCCTGCTGGGCGTGGCAACAGGTGGCATTATCTCCGGCTATTTATCGGACAAGTTCGGCCGCAAGACAATGCTCTTCATATCGGCCGTGCTGCAGACCATATTCG GTCTCTGGCTCTATATCTGCAGCTCCTTCGAGCTCTATCTCACACTTCGCGCCCTGCTTGGCTTGGTGTCGGTATCGGTCACCTACTCCGGCCTGATCCTGGCCATTGAGTATGTGGATGGCAAGTGGAGAACCATCGCCGGAATGTACAACCTGTTTCCACTGCCAATCTCGTACATGATCATCTCGGGCCTGGCCTATCTGACCCAGGACTATCAACGCCTACAGCTGTGTATCGGCATTCCGGGGATCTTCCTGTGCTTTCTTTG GTTTGTGGTGCCGGAATCGCCGCGCTGGTTGCTGGTCAAGGGTCGAATCGATGAAGTGCGTCGCATTATTGAGGCGGCCGCCAAGTTCAATGGTCGCCAGCTACCCGCCGACTATCAGCTGACGCCGCCGACGCAGGAGAGCAGTACGCAGGATGTTACCTACCTGTTCCGCTCCAGTTACCTGCGCCGCATCTCCATCTGCTTCTTCTGCATCTGGTTCACCATGAATCTGGTCTACTACGGCATTATTCTCAACATGAGCTCCTTTGGCGGCAATGTCTACTTGAATTCG GCGCTAGCTGGCCTAGTCGAAATACCCGCCATCGCCGTGGCCATGTACATCATCACCAAAGTGGGCAAGAAGTGGCTCTTTTGCGCCACTTTGATCTGTGCCGGCGTCGCCTGCTGCTGTGCGGCGATCACCGAGGGGCATGCGGATCTGCTCTGGCTGAAGATCACATTCCTGATGATGGGCAAGTTCACCATCAGTGCTGGCAATACCATCATGCCGGTGTACACGGCGGAGCTGTATCCCACGCCCATACGCAATGTGGGCGTGGGTGCCTGCAATGTGGCCGCCGGTTTGGCCCTGATCCTCACCCCTTACCTATCGCTCCTG AACAAGATCGAGGGTCACCTCTTAATGACCCTACTCACCGCCTGGAGCATCTTCGGCGGCGTTGTGGTGCTCTTCCTGCCCGAAACTGCTGTGCGTCAGAAGACAGATAACCAGGGTGGCtccaatgccaatgccagtgCCGCCAAGCAGGTGTAA
- the LOC6537083 gene encoding twist-related protein 1 isoform X3 yields the protein MSRNQLPDSSSSPPISHLPFHNFDDDLINDLPSCIYAGQHQGGATTGGGGGSGGNGGSSGLRLSSNNLRHIQQHYMQHSGENLLDSSTNPMGVHNSGGAAPLMCNSPSASSSGGGCGNAGSATPGGAGGPNPGYGSVGAATASSYKMQRQAANVRERKRIQSSINSAFDELRVHVPTFPYEKRLSKIDTLRLAIAYISLLREVLQTDYDPLTYVEKCLRGEIKADRANWNTSDLTARLSWINWENLGVHPGRRTLLTSLALSSEPMCGAHCGMP from the exons atgtCGCGAAATCAATTACCAGATTCATCGTCTTCGCCGCCCATTAG CCATTTACCCTTCCACAATTTCGACGACGATCTGATCAACGATTTGCCCTCCTGCATTTATGCGGGTCAGCATCAAGGTGGAGCCACCAccggtggaggtggtggatCAGGAGGTAACGGTGGCAGTTCTGGGCTGAGACTGAGCTCGAACAACCTGCGTCACATCCAGCAGCATTACATGCAACACAGCGGAG AAAATCTTCTGGACTCCTCCACCAATCCGATGGGGGTGCACAATTCCGGGGGAGCAGCGCCCCTAATGTGCAACAGTCCCAGTGCGAGCAGCAGTGGCGGAGGGTGCGGCAACGCAGGATCTGCTACTCCTGGCGGTGCAGGTGGTCCCAATCCCGGTTACGGATCCGTGGGAGCTGCAACGGCGTCCAGCTACAAAATGCAGCGACAAGCGGCCAATGTGCGGGAAAGGAAACGCATCCAGAG TAGCATCAATTCGGCTTTCGATGAGTTACGGGTCCATGTACCCACTTTTCCGTACGAGAAACGCCTGAGCAAGATCGACACTCTGCGGCTGGCCATCGCCTACATATCTCTGCTCCGTGAGGTATTACAGACCGACTACGATCCTCTTACCTATGTGGAGAAGTGTCTTCGCGGGGAGATTAAAGCGGATAGGGCTAATTGGAATACGAGTG ATCTCACAGCTCGTCTGTCCTGGATCAATTGGGAGAACCTCGGTGTCCATCCGGGTAGGCGTACTCTGCTTACCTCGTTGGCTCTATCCTCGGAACCCATGTGCGGAGCTCATTGCGGAATGCCATAG
- the LOC6537083 gene encoding twist-related protein 1 isoform X1, with protein sequence MSRNQLPDSSSSPPISHLPFHNFDDDLINDLPSCIYAGQHQGGATTGGGGGSGGNGGSSGLRLSSNNLRHIQQHYMQHSGENLLDSSTNPMGVHNSGGAAPLMCNSPSASSSGGGCGNAGSATPGGAGGPNPGYGSVGAATASSYKMQRQAANVRERKRIQRSAPTGYTKCSINSAFDELRVHVPTFPYEKRLSKIDTLRLAIAYISLLREVLQTDYDPLTYVEKCLRGEIKADRANWNTSDLTARLSWINWENLGVHPGRRTLLTSLALSSEPMCGAHCGMP encoded by the exons atgtCGCGAAATCAATTACCAGATTCATCGTCTTCGCCGCCCATTAG CCATTTACCCTTCCACAATTTCGACGACGATCTGATCAACGATTTGCCCTCCTGCATTTATGCGGGTCAGCATCAAGGTGGAGCCACCAccggtggaggtggtggatCAGGAGGTAACGGTGGCAGTTCTGGGCTGAGACTGAGCTCGAACAACCTGCGTCACATCCAGCAGCATTACATGCAACACAGCGGAG AAAATCTTCTGGACTCCTCCACCAATCCGATGGGGGTGCACAATTCCGGGGGAGCAGCGCCCCTAATGTGCAACAGTCCCAGTGCGAGCAGCAGTGGCGGAGGGTGCGGCAACGCAGGATCTGCTACTCCTGGCGGTGCAGGTGGTCCCAATCCCGGTTACGGATCCGTGGGAGCTGCAACGGCGTCCAGCTACAAAATGCAGCGACAAGCGGCCAATGTGCGGGAAAGGAAACGCATCCAGAGGTCCGCCCCAACTGGGTACACCAAATG TAGCATCAATTCGGCTTTCGATGAGTTACGGGTCCATGTACCCACTTTTCCGTACGAGAAACGCCTGAGCAAGATCGACACTCTGCGGCTGGCCATCGCCTACATATCTCTGCTCCGTGAGGTATTACAGACCGACTACGATCCTCTTACCTATGTGGAGAAGTGTCTTCGCGGGGAGATTAAAGCGGATAGGGCTAATTGGAATACGAGTG ATCTCACAGCTCGTCTGTCCTGGATCAATTGGGAGAACCTCGGTGTCCATCCGGGTAGGCGTACTCTGCTTACCTCGTTGGCTCTATCCTCGGAACCCATGTGCGGAGCTCATTGCGGAATGCCATAG
- the LOC6537083 gene encoding twist-related protein 1 isoform X2, whose translation MSRNQLPDSSSSPPISHLPFHNFDDDLINDLPSCIYAGQHQGGATTGGGGGSGGNGGSSGLRLSSNNLRHIQQHYMQHSGENLLDSSTNPMGVHNSGGAAPLMCNSPSASSSGGGCGNAGSATPGGAGGPNPGYGSVGAATASSYKMQRQAANVRERKRIQRSAPTGSINSAFDELRVHVPTFPYEKRLSKIDTLRLAIAYISLLREVLQTDYDPLTYVEKCLRGEIKADRANWNTSDLTARLSWINWENLGVHPGRRTLLTSLALSSEPMCGAHCGMP comes from the exons atgtCGCGAAATCAATTACCAGATTCATCGTCTTCGCCGCCCATTAG CCATTTACCCTTCCACAATTTCGACGACGATCTGATCAACGATTTGCCCTCCTGCATTTATGCGGGTCAGCATCAAGGTGGAGCCACCAccggtggaggtggtggatCAGGAGGTAACGGTGGCAGTTCTGGGCTGAGACTGAGCTCGAACAACCTGCGTCACATCCAGCAGCATTACATGCAACACAGCGGAG AAAATCTTCTGGACTCCTCCACCAATCCGATGGGGGTGCACAATTCCGGGGGAGCAGCGCCCCTAATGTGCAACAGTCCCAGTGCGAGCAGCAGTGGCGGAGGGTGCGGCAACGCAGGATCTGCTACTCCTGGCGGTGCAGGTGGTCCCAATCCCGGTTACGGATCCGTGGGAGCTGCAACGGCGTCCAGCTACAAAATGCAGCGACAAGCGGCCAATGTGCGGGAAAGGAAACGCATCCAGAGGTCCGCCCCAACTGG TAGCATCAATTCGGCTTTCGATGAGTTACGGGTCCATGTACCCACTTTTCCGTACGAGAAACGCCTGAGCAAGATCGACACTCTGCGGCTGGCCATCGCCTACATATCTCTGCTCCGTGAGGTATTACAGACCGACTACGATCCTCTTACCTATGTGGAGAAGTGTCTTCGCGGGGAGATTAAAGCGGATAGGGCTAATTGGAATACGAGTG ATCTCACAGCTCGTCTGTCCTGGATCAATTGGGAGAACCTCGGTGTCCATCCGGGTAGGCGTACTCTGCTTACCTCGTTGGCTCTATCCTCGGAACCCATGTGCGGAGCTCATTGCGGAATGCCATAG
- the LOC6537084 gene encoding growth hormone-regulated TBC protein 1: MEATPSSKFSDVDEYGFKRGDHFDYKNYSKFMDGYLKTLTRRRMKWEAILQQNTDLTQVDAKLKRYIRKGIPGPYRPDVWMKISGAAAAQRRAPDLFRNLLRTEPFDKEISDSISIDLPRTFPDNIHFDTKKQRLYNILIAYAHHNRDVGYCQGLNYIAGLLLIVTDDEEKSFWLLKHIVENIVPQYHSHNMANLLRDLAVFRELVIRRIPAVNRHVDNLGLPYPVIASKWFICIFAEVLPVETVLRIWDCVFAEGYKIVFRAALAMFVTHKNAILGCDDIAALANLFRDTMIQDNIVTDCHGFVEAMFSLRLKRSELESLRKVAVLNPA, encoded by the exons ATGGAAGCTACCCCCAGTTCAAAGTTCAG CGATGTGGACGAATATGGCTTCAAGCGTGGCGACCACTTCGACTATAAAAACTACTCAAAGTTCATGGATGGTTACCTGAAAACGTTAACGCGACGCCGCATGAAATGGGAGGCCATACTGCAGCAAAACACCGATCTCACCCAGGTGGATGCCAAACTGAAGCGTTACATTCGGAAGGGCATTCCCGGTCCGTACCGTCCCGACGTCTGGATGAAGATATCAggcgccgccgccgcccagcGTCGTGCGCCTGATCTCTTCCGCAATCTGCTGCGCACCGAACCCTTCGACAAAGAAATCAGCGATTCCATATCAATCGATCTACCTCGTACCTTCCCCGACAATATTCACTTCGATACGAAGAAGCAGCGGCTGTACAACATTCTCATCGCCTACGCCCATCACAATCGGGACGTGGGTTACTGCCAAGGTCTCAACTACATAGCCGGCCTGCTGCTGATCGTCACCGACGATGAGGAGAAGTCCTTCTGGCTGCTCAAGCATATCGTTGAAAACATCGTGCCGCAGTATCATTCGCATAACATGGCCAATTTGCTGAGGGATCTGGCCGTGTTTCGGGAATTGGTAATCCGGCGAATTCCCGCTGTAAACCGGCATGTGGATAACTTGG GTCTGCCCTATCCGGTGATCGCCAGCAAATGGTTCATCTGCATCTTTGCCGAGGTGCTGCCCGTGGAGACTGTGCTGCGTATTTGGGACTGCGTCTTTGCTGAGGGCTACAAGATCGTTTTTCGTGCTGCGCTAGCCATGTTTGTCACTCACAAGAACGCCATTTTGGGCTGCGATGACATTGCTGCCTTGGCCAACTTATTCCGGGACACCATGATCCAGGACAACATTGTAACGGACTGTCATGGCTTCGTTGAGGCCATGTTCAGTCTGCGTTTAAAGAGAAGCGAGCTGGAGAGCCTACGCAAGGTGGCCGTGCTTAATCCGGCCTAA
- the LOC6537085 gene encoding MICOS complex subunit MIC27, which translates to MLRRTATMGIMAAVAVKAAPEPQKPVASAPDCSLVCRPSDLPIYGSLRKTEPKPERHPPQDSVLHKNLEAGVRYVREEVQSGYKAVADQAGIVGHYVETAKAHTQSTIDMLNEPQNSLHRSGAIVVGGLAGFIFAARGGFVKKVVYSGIGAGAVASLCYPRQAEENCRVVLYEGRKIFAVAYNFIKGVKPGDEVPLEPIQKFPTSLEDLKYMASDLYDEAKELIFPKKK; encoded by the exons ATGCTGCGCAGGACGGCAACGATGGGAATTATGGCGGCGGTGGCCGTTAAAGCGGCTCCCGAGCCCCAGAAACCAGTCGCCAGTGCGCCGGACTGCAGCCTGGTGTGCCGGCCCAGCGACCTGCCCATCTACGGCAGCTTGCGCAAGACAGA ACCCAAGCCGGAGCGGCATCCACCACAGGACTCTGTGCTGCACAAGAACCTGGAGGCCGGAGTCCGCTATGTGCGCGAGGAGGTCCAGTCTGGATATAAGGCAGTGGCCGATCAGGCCGGCATTGTCGGCCATTACGTGGAGACCGCCAAAGCACACACCCAGTCCACCATTGACATGCTGAACGAGCCCCAGAACTCGCTGCACCGGAGCGGAGCCATTGTGGTGGGCGGTCTGGCTGGTTTCATCTTCGCCGCCCGTGGAGGCTTCGTCAAGAAGGTGGTGTATTCGGGCAttggagcaggagcagtggCCTCCCTGTGCTACCCCCGCCAGGCGGAAGAGAACTGCCGCGTGGTTCTCTACGAGGGCCGTAAGATCTTCGCCGTGGCCTACAACTTCATCAAGGGAGTGAAGCCAGGAGACGAAGTGCCCTTAGAGCCTATTCAGAAGTTCCCGACCTCGCTGGAGGACCTTAAGTACATGGCCAGCGACCTGTACGATGAGGCAAAGGAGCTGATCTTCCCCAAGAAGAAGTAG
- the LOC6537086 gene encoding serine proteinase stubble, which produces MKQATLIRPRLRHSRRSTPTAATTMCPKSHWLVNNRAAGSRGLGGSGGSGGAAARSRRSLDQIVEVLVALIVVNCLATAAAALITPPDSLESLGSLGSLGIPSSSFAASSSSEDDDDMTSGFYRSPHRLEGYPQLQQLQRGHNFKISPKPCSFGRVEGTCMFVWECIKSEGKHVGMCVDSFMFGSCCTHNYTDNIVLPQTAFSYTRPTKPLTLRPRPPAAPYKPMISGMTTIERPHGAGTLVIRPSGPQHQGTLARPHPPPYQSKPTTASDLQGAASHPSSSSSSSSSSSLNPNSIWHTSTQQQQQQHQQNHWQMTTEPSFITKPRPTGWTKPGIVNLPMPARPSKPSKPTKKPIVYERTPPPPPPPSVPPSISTSTTSTSLIWSGQTHPPQPHRPTRPQLSPGTSLAASSSSHWPSSTTSTTSTFTTTTTTTRRTTTPATTTRRTTTNKPTRPYQRPTTAISSSSTSTTSGKTPTTSRPISSSSSSSTSAIVTSSQRPTQPTQPTHRPPVLATSGIETNEISDSSIPDAGALGHVKTISAARSECGVPTLARPETRIVGGKSAAFGRWPWQVSVRRTSFFGFSSTHRCGGALINENWIATAGHCVDDLLISQIRIRVGEYDFSHVQEQLPYIERGVAKKVVHPKYSFLTYEYDLALVKLEQPLEFAPHVSPICLPETESLLIGMNATVTGWGRLSEGGTLPSVLQEVSVPIVSNDNCKSMFMRAGRQEFIPDIFLCAGYETGGQDSCQGDSGGPLQAKSQDGRFFLAGIISWGIGCAEANLPGVCTRISKFTPWILEHVR; this is translated from the exons ATGAAGCAAGCTACTTTAATCAGACCCAGACTCAGACACAG CAGAAGAAGCACACCAACGGCAGCCACCACGATGTGTCCCAAAAGCCATTGGCTAGTCAACAACAGAGCAGCGGGCTCGCGAGGATTGGGAGGATCGGGAGGATCAGGAGGAGCGGCGGCGCGGAGCAGGCGCAGTCTAGACCAAATAGTAGAAGTATTAGTAGCCTTAATCGTAGTCAATTGCCTggccacagcagcagcggcgcTGATCACACCGCCCGACAGCCTCGAGTCACTGGGCTCCCTCGGCTCCCTGGGCATCCCGTCATCCTCCTtcgccgcctcctcctcctccgagGACGACGATGACATGACTAGCGGCTTCTACCGCAGCCCGCACCGCCTGGAGGGCTATCCgcagttgcagcagctgcagcgcgGCCACAACTTCAAGATCAGCCCCAAGCCGTGCTCCTTTGGCCGCGTCGAGGGCACCTGCATGTTCGTGTGGGAGTGCATCAAGTCCGAGGGCAAGCACGTGGGCATGTGCGTCGACTCCTTCATGTTCGGCTCCTGCTGCACGCACAACTACACCGACAACATCGTCCTGCCCCAGACGGCCTTCTCCTACACGAGGCCCACGAAGCCACTCACTCTCCGCCCGCGACCGCCGGCAGCGCCCTACAAGCCGATGATCAG CGGCATGACCACCATAGAGCGTCCTCACGGCGCTGGCACCCTTGTGATTCGTCCTTCGGGTCCGCAGCACCAGGGCACACTGGCGCGCCCGCATCCGCCGCCCTACCAGAGCAAGCCCACCACCGCCTCGGATCTGCAGGGCGCAGCCTCGCATcccagctccagttccagctccagctccagctctaGTTTGAATCCCA ATAGCATTTGGCATACATCgacccagcagcagcagcagcagcatcagcagaaCCACTGGCAGATGACCACCGAGCCGAGCTTTATTACCAAGCCGCGACCCACCGGCTGGACCAAGCCTGGCATCGTCAATTTGCCAATGCCCGCGCGACCCTCCAAGCCGTCGAAGCCCACAAAGAAACCGATTGTCTACGAACGGacaccgccgccaccgccgcctccgtCCGTCCCACCTTCCATATCCACATCGACGACATCAACGTCGCTGATTTGGTCGGGCCAGACGCATCCCCCCCAGCCGCATCGCCCCACCAGGCCGCAG CTGTCGCCGGGCACATCATTAGCCGCATCCTCGTCCTCGCATTGGCCATCGTCAACCACCTCAACGACATCCACATTCACAACCACGACAACAACCACACGACGCACAACCACACCGGCGACCACAACGAGGAGGACCACGACAAACAAGCCCACAAGGCCCTACCAGCGGCCCACCACGGCGATCTCCAGCTCGAGCACCTCCACCACTTCGGGCAAGACTCCCACCACGTCCAGGCCGATTAgctccagcagctccagcagcaccAGCGCAATCGTCACCAGCAGCCAACGGCCAACGCAGCCAACGCAGCCTACGCACCGTCCGCCGGTCCTGGCCACCTCCGGCATCGAGACCAACGAGATATCTGACTCCTCCATCCCCGACGCCGGAGCTCTGGGCCATGTGAAGACCATTTCGGCGGCTCGCAGCG AGTGCGGAGTACCGACTTTGGCGCGGCCCGAGACGAGGATCGTGGGCGGTAAGAGCGCGGCCTTCGGTCGTTGGCCCTGGCAGGTGTCGGTGCGGCGCACCTCCTTCTTTGGATTCTCCAGCACCCACCGCTGCGGTGGCGCTTTGATCAACGAGAACTGGATAGCCACCGCCGGACATTGCGTGGACGA CCTGCTCATCTCGCAGATACGCATCCGCGTGGGCGAGTACGACTTCTCGCATGTGCAGGAACAGCTGCCCTACATAGAGCGCGGGGTGGCCAAGAAGGTGGTGCATCCCAAGTATAGCTTCCTCACGTACGAGTACGACCTGGCGCTGGTCAAGCTGGAGCAGCCGCTCGAATTCGCGCCGCATGTCAGTCCCATTTGCCTGCCCGAGACGGAGAGCCTTCTAATTGGCATGAACGCCACGGTCACCGGCTGGGGTCGTCTCAGCGAGGGCGGCACCCTGCCCTCCGTCCTCCAAGAG GTATCCGTGCCGATTGTAAGCAACGACAATTGCAAATCGATGTTCATGCGAGCCGGTCGCCAGGAGTTCATTCCGGATATATTCCTATGTGCGGGCTATGAAACGGGAGGGCAGGACTCCTGCCAGGGCGATTCAGGAGGTCCACTGCAG GCCAAGTCGCAGGATGGACGCTTCTTTCTGGCCGGGATCATCTCCTGGGGCATTGGCTGTGCCGAGGCCAACTTGCCCGGTGTCTGTACGAGAATCTCCAAGTTTACGCCGTGGATACTGGAGCATGTCAGATGA